A window of Vibrio gazogenes genomic DNA:
TTAGGAATTACACCTGAGCCATATAATCCGGGTACTTTCTCGAAGAGCATATGAATGGCGAGCCAGTTGGTGATCGCACCGGAAAAGGCAAATAGTCCCGCAGTGAATAGAATATCCTCATTCAGCTGATAGCCTGCAAACATGCAGAGAATCGCAATCAGGTTGGTATAAAGGCTTTTGTTGGTCATATTGGTGTCTCATCTCCTGAAAATCTCGAAACAGGCGGATTTTAGAAGAAAACGGTTCGTTTTAGAAGCAAAGCCTTAATTGTGGAGCAACAAACAATCAAGGCGGATTGATGAATTGGTGCATCGGATAAGCAAGTTCAGCATACGCCAGCGCAGTGGCGTATGTGAATGATTTACTTACAACCGATAAACCCACCAGTCTGATGTTGCCAGAGGTGCGCGTAAATGCCGTGTTTGGCGAGTAGGGCTTGGTGTGTTCCTTCTTCGACGATTTTACCTTGATCGAGCACGATCAGGCGATCCATGGCAGCGATTGTTGAGAGACGGTGTGCAATTGCAATCACCGTTTTGCCTTCCATCAGCTCATAGAGGCTTTCCTGAATCGCGGCTTCCACTTCTGAGTCGAGGGCTGACGTTGCTTCATCCAAAATCAGAATCGGGGCGTTTTTCAGTAATACTCGGGTAATGGCGATGCGCTGGCGTTGTCCACCGGATAGCTTGATACCGCGTTCACCGACTTGGGCATCATACCCTCGGTTACCATGCGGGTCCGAGAGGGTTTCAATAAACTCATGGGCGTGCGCTTGTTGCGCCGCACGAATCATCTGTTCTTCTGTTGCTTGGGGATTACCGTAGAGAATGTTTTCACGGATGGAGCGATGTAGCAACGATGTATCTTGGGTAACCATCCCAATCACGCAGCGGAGTGAGTCTTGGGTCATCGCATCGATGGCCTGACCGTCAATGCGGATTTGCCCGCTTTCGACGTCGTGAAATCGTAGTAGCAGGTTGACCAGTGTTGATTTTCCAGCTCCGGAACGTCCGACAATCCCGACTTTTTCTCCGGGGCGAATATACAGGTTTAAGTCATTGATGACATTGATATCGGTGCCGTAGCAAAAATGAACGTGATCAAACTCAATGGCCCCTTGGGTGATCTGTAGTGGTTTGGCATCCGGTTTATCTTGAACTGCAATCGAGCGGGAGAGCGAATTCATTCCGTCGACAACCGTTCCCATGTTCTCAAACAGTCCGCCGATTTCCCACATGATCCATTTGGACATCCCGTTGATACGCAGTGCCAGTGAGATTGCCACGGCGATGGCACCGACGGTGATGGCCTGTTGTGACCACAGATAAATTGAAATGGCAGAGATCGAAAAGAGCAGCAGGTAATTGGCGACTTCAACCGAGAGATTAAATCCGGTCACCAGACGCATCTGACGGTACACCGTGCCGAGAAACCCTTCCATACTCTCTTGAACGTAGCTGGTTTCGCGGTGGTTGTGCGAGAACAGCTTGACCGTTTGAATGTTGGTGTAGCTGTCCACGAATCGTCCTGTCATGGTTGAACGGGCATCGGCCTGAAGTGATGAAACATGTTTGAGCTTCGGTACATAGAAAAACTGAATACCGACGTAACTGATGAGCCAGAGCAGCATGGGGAGCATCAGACGCCAGTCAGAATCGCCAAGCAAGACTAAAATCGCGGTGAGATAAACACTGACGTAAATGAAGACATCCACCATTTTCATTACGGTTTCGCGAATTGCCAACGAGGTCTGCATCACTTTGGTTGCAATGCGGCCGGCAAATTCATCCTGATAAAAAGAGAGGCTTTGTTTTAACAGATAGCGGTGTGCCAGCCAACGAATCGACATCGGATAATTCCCGAGCATCGTTTGGTGAACCAATAGTGAATGAACCGCGACAATCAGCGGCATACCGATCAGGATTAATACCGTCAGACCAATCAAAAGCGATTGATTATCGGCAAGGAATGTTTCCGGGTTGCTGACAGAAAGCCAGTCGACCAATCGACCCATAAAGCCGAACAGGGCGACTTCAACAATGGCGATTGTCATGCTCAATAGAGCGATAATGATTAATGGTTTGATAAATCCTTGCGTGTAATGACGACAAAACGCCCATAAGGTGGTTGGCGGTTGTTGTGGCTCTTCTGAGGGAAAAGCCTGCGTAAACCCCTCAAATCGCTTAAACATAAAGGTCCTTTGGTTTTGGTGATTTGGGTAAATCACGGCGGCATGGTGTTGTTCTCAGAGCATGCGGTATGCGAGAAAACAATTAGCCTCCATTATAATCATCTTTGGAGGCTTTCACAGTCTGTTACGATTGAGACTTGTTATGACAGAGTTGTTTGCTGAAATGAATAATTCTGAGATGTACTATCCCGAGATGAACCATCCCGAGATGAACAATAGAGAATGGCAAAAGACATCGCGGGTTGTGACCGTTCGTTTTTGTCTGTGGTGGACATCATTTCAAAGGAGGCGGTATCAAATAAAACTTGCCAGACCTGCTGGCCTTCGGGGAGCGTAAACAGGATTGATTCCTTGGTGCGGTTGATCAGGTACAGGATTTCGTCACCGTTATCTTCAATCCCCAAATGCAGCGAAACACGATTGAGTTGGTTCCAGTCGTCCTGTGTCATCAGCGAGCCATCTTCTTTACGCCAGAAAACGCGGTTTGAGTTGCGAGAATCGCCGCTGAATGCCTGGATAAACGGTACCATATATTTTTCTCGGGCGGTGACGAGTTTGCCCAGCCAATTCTGAAACTCTTGTTCATTCTTATCTAACTGCCATTTGAGCCAGCTAATCTCGTTATCCTGACAGTATGCATTGTTATTGCCTTGTTGTGTATGAGATAGCAAGTCGGCAGTCAGGAGGTGCGGGATCCCGAATGAAAACAGAACCGTGGCCATAAAGTTGCGTTTCTGCTGCATCCGGACGTTGTTAATCTCCGCATCTTGGGTCGGGCCTTCAATCCCATAATTTTCAGAGCGGTTATCGCCGTGACCGTCCCGGTTCTGTTCGCCATTCGCTTCATTATGCTTGTGTTTGTATGACACCAAGTCTTGAAGGGTAAAACCGTCATGATAAGTAATGTAATTGACGGTGAGTTTGAAAGGCCAGTTTGCGGCACTGTATAAATCCCGTGACCCCATGATTCGGGTTGCAAATTCTTTGAGGTATCCTTGATCACCACGCCAGAAGCTGCGACTGATATCTCTGAGCTTATCGTTGGTTTCGTTCCAGCCGAACGGGAAGTTACCGACTTGATAACCGTTCGGTCCAATATCCCAAGGTTCTGCGATCAGTTTGATTTGCTTGAGTACGGGGTCTTGAGCAACCGCTTTAAAAAACGGCGCATTCGGACTGAAGGTTTCTCCGGAGCGGCCGAGGGTTGCGGCAAGATC
This region includes:
- the glgX gene encoding glycogen debranching protein GlgX, whose translation is MHKVNDTVQSQPYPLGATLDAYGCNFSIYAPGNPAIRLALFDEQGHYDTYPLDDEYAGIRSTYIPAIRTGQKYGYLIKQPEQKKWQYISDPYAKSLDGPLSYTPPFTIKSSFQLPKCVVVDDRFDWQMTSPPHIPREKTVLFETHVKGLTQQHPDIPPKLRGKYLGLIHPAMMAFYQKQHIQTLQLLPIAACMHESHLLETQQVNYWGYNPYLFMVPDPRYAIDDPVTELKTVIRTLHKAGIEVILDVVYNHTAEGGADGPLFNLRGLDPKYYITNNNSYANFTGCGNTVDLAYQPSLNLVMDTLRYWVSEYHIDGFRFDLAATLGRSGETFSPNAPFFKAVAQDPVLKQIKLIAEPWDIGPNGYQVGNFPFGWNETNDKLRDISRSFWRGDQGYLKEFATRIMGSRDLYSAANWPFKLTVNYITYHDGFTLQDLVSYKHKHNEANGEQNRDGHGDNRSENYGIEGPTQDAEINNVRMQQKRNFMATVLFSFGIPHLLTADLLSHTQQGNNNAYCQDNEISWLKWQLDKNEQEFQNWLGKLVTAREKYMVPFIQAFSGDSRNSNRVFWRKEDGSLMTQDDWNQLNRVSLHLGIEDNGDEILYLINRTKESILFTLPEGQQVWQVLFDTASFEMMSTTDKNERSQPAMSFAILYCSSRDGSSRDSTSQNYSFQQTTLS
- a CDS encoding ABC transporter ATP-binding protein; protein product: MFKRFEGFTQAFPSEEPQQPPTTLWAFCRHYTQGFIKPLIIIALLSMTIAIVEVALFGFMGRLVDWLSVSNPETFLADNQSLLIGLTVLILIGMPLIVAVHSLLVHQTMLGNYPMSIRWLAHRYLLKQSLSFYQDEFAGRIATKVMQTSLAIRETVMKMVDVFIYVSVYLTAILVLLGDSDWRLMLPMLLWLISYVGIQFFYVPKLKHVSSLQADARSTMTGRFVDSYTNIQTVKLFSHNHRETSYVQESMEGFLGTVYRQMRLVTGFNLSVEVANYLLLFSISAISIYLWSQQAITVGAIAVAISLALRINGMSKWIMWEIGGLFENMGTVVDGMNSLSRSIAVQDKPDAKPLQITQGAIEFDHVHFCYGTDINVINDLNLYIRPGEKVGIVGRSGAGKSTLVNLLLRFHDVESGQIRIDGQAIDAMTQDSLRCVIGMVTQDTSLLHRSIRENILYGNPQATEEQMIRAAQQAHAHEFIETLSDPHGNRGYDAQVGERGIKLSGGQRQRIAITRVLLKNAPILILDEATSALDSEVEAAIQESLYELMEGKTVIAIAHRLSTIAAMDRLIVLDQGKIVEEGTHQALLAKHGIYAHLWQHQTGGFIGCK